Proteins from a genomic interval of Halopseudomonas litoralis:
- the pstA gene encoding phosphate ABC transporter permease PstA, producing the protein MKQNSFKTWFKSGSPWIWMNAGAVSIAVVMTVGLLALIAVRGLSHFWPSDVIEVDYRIPGQESLVILGEVNSDEEVPMTRLAGSGLPVDGEAPGTMNRQLLKVGNRDLYGADFRWVIGEWMENPRTPEDVIVVERREWGNFYGYLVDLRQNGEVIAEGASAWPALKQAVDRALTIHEDIQHLEKGEIGRINAGLEQVRLQKRGYELRDQLTPELQARLDAERAALDAEYAQLEQQLQALYTQFNRDSFTARVPDGREKEISLGKVVRAFQPNNMGVMDKTGHYFAKLWEFVSDEPREANTEGGVFPAIFGTVLMVLIMSVVVTPFGVLAAVYLREYAKQGVVTRIIRIAVNNLAGVPSIVYGVFGLGFFIYFLGGSIDSLFFPEALPTPTFGTGGMLWASLTLALLTVPVVIVSTEEGLTRIPRSLREGSLALGATKSETLWKIILPMSSPAMMTGLILAVARAAGEVAPLMLVGVVKLAPSLAVNANYPYLHLDQKFMHLGFHIYDVGFQSPNVEAARPLVYATALLLVGVIATLNFSAVAIRNHLREKYKALEN; encoded by the coding sequence GTGAAACAGAATTCCTTCAAAACCTGGTTCAAAAGTGGCAGTCCCTGGATCTGGATGAACGCCGGTGCGGTCTCCATTGCTGTGGTCATGACTGTCGGTCTGCTTGCGCTCATCGCGGTGCGCGGACTCAGCCACTTCTGGCCCTCAGACGTGATCGAGGTGGATTACCGTATCCCCGGGCAGGAATCCCTGGTCATCCTCGGTGAGGTGAACAGTGATGAGGAAGTACCCATGACACGCCTTGCGGGATCGGGCTTGCCGGTGGATGGTGAGGCCCCCGGCACGATGAACCGCCAGCTGCTCAAGGTTGGTAACCGCGATCTGTATGGCGCGGACTTCCGCTGGGTCATCGGCGAATGGATGGAGAACCCGCGTACGCCGGAAGATGTGATAGTTGTCGAGCGCCGCGAGTGGGGTAACTTCTATGGTTATCTGGTCGATCTGCGACAGAACGGTGAAGTGATCGCTGAGGGTGCGTCCGCTTGGCCGGCACTGAAGCAGGCCGTTGACCGGGCATTGACCATTCATGAGGATATCCAGCACTTGGAGAAGGGCGAGATCGGCCGTATCAATGCCGGCCTTGAGCAGGTCCGCCTTCAAAAACGCGGTTACGAGCTGCGCGATCAGCTTACCCCGGAGTTGCAAGCAAGACTGGATGCGGAGCGCGCCGCACTCGATGCAGAATATGCCCAGCTGGAACAGCAGCTGCAGGCGCTCTATACCCAATTCAACCGCGATAGCTTCACGGCACGCGTACCCGATGGGCGCGAAAAGGAAATCAGCCTGGGCAAGGTCGTTCGCGCTTTCCAGCCCAACAATATGGGCGTTATGGATAAGACCGGGCATTACTTTGCCAAGCTGTGGGAGTTCGTCAGTGACGAGCCGCGCGAGGCAAATACAGAAGGTGGCGTGTTCCCGGCCATCTTTGGCACTGTATTGATGGTACTGATCATGTCGGTGGTGGTTACGCCCTTCGGTGTGTTGGCTGCGGTGTACCTGCGTGAATATGCCAAACAGGGCGTGGTGACGCGGATAATCCGGATCGCTGTGAACAACCTGGCCGGTGTGCCTTCCATTGTCTACGGCGTGTTTGGTCTGGGCTTCTTCATCTACTTCCTAGGGGGGAGTATCGACTCGCTGTTCTTCCCGGAGGCGCTGCCAACGCCAACTTTCGGGACTGGTGGCATGCTGTGGGCGTCACTGACGTTGGCGCTGCTCACCGTGCCTGTGGTGATTGTTTCAACGGAAGAGGGCTTGACGCGTATCCCGAGATCCCTGCGCGAGGGCTCTCTGGCGTTGGGCGCGACAAAATCAGAAACCCTATGGAAAATCATTCTGCCGATGTCCAGCCCGGCGATGATGACCGGCCTGATCTTGGCGGTTGCCCGCGCGGCAGGCGAGGTTGCTCCGCTGATGCTGGTCGGGGTGGTCAAGCTGGCACCATCGCTGGCGGTGAACGCAAACTATCCTTATCTGCACCTGGATCAGAAGTTCATGCACCTCGGTTTTCACATTTATGACGTCGGTTTTCAGAGCCCCAACGTCGAAGCTGCCCGTCCGCTGGTGTATGCCACAGCACTGCTGCTGGTCGGCGTGATCGCTACACTGAATTTCTCGGCGGTCGCAATACGTAACCATCTGCGCGAAAAATATAAAGCGCTGGAAAACTGA
- a CDS encoding ABC transporter permease subunit produces the protein MTIQSPPKETRVDFDTKAMQRHRKMRHFKDHFTRWYVAVGGLGVIVAILLIFLYLLSEVLPLFGGADMDERSRYQPAWLIENDSPLLLAMEEQAEVAVRLSEAGQLVFFRAEDGELISEQRLPIPAGVDITSFSIESPTSRQFVVGLSNGQAVIGRHDYRVSYPADKRVITPTLAFPYGEDPITLDEQGRALDNVSIRVSGNDLALVGSVDRELIYKHVTSRENLMTGEVTTTQKQIPLSPVSGDIHKILVDPLLQWMYVINDERYVNVYSLRQNGDLLARYQVVGGAGNQVTSANLMLGGISLIIGDSAGGLAQWFMVRGEGTAELTHIRSFDAQYGRAIHDIQAEERRKVFMATDEQGRIGFYNTTAHQNLMVKKLDDEPVRTFSIGPRAADLLAEHANGEISFWEVENNHPEISWSGLWGKVWYESYPEPDYVWQSTSGTTEFEPKLSLSPLTFGTLKAAFYAMILATPIAIAAAVYTAYFMAPSVRRKVKPVIELMEALPTVILGFLAGLWLAPLLETNLPGIVCLLVLTPIAFITFAFAWSKLPEKMRLLVPDGWEAMLLIPVLLAIGWLSFAMSIHIEAMFFGGDMRMFLTNDLGIDFDQRNAMVVGLAMGFAVIPTIYSIAEDAVFSVPNHLTQGSLALGATPWQTMSRVVILTASPGIFSGVMIGMGRAVGETMIVLMATGNTPIMDMNIFEGMRTLSANIAVEMPESEVGSTHYRVLFLAALVLLSFTFVMNTLAELIRQRLRKKYASL, from the coding sequence ATGACTATCCAATCACCACCCAAAGAGACCCGCGTCGACTTTGACACCAAAGCGATGCAACGCCACCGCAAGATGCGTCACTTCAAGGACCACTTTACCCGCTGGTACGTAGCGGTCGGTGGGCTGGGTGTGATTGTAGCTATCCTGCTGATCTTCCTTTACCTCCTGTCGGAGGTGCTGCCGTTATTCGGTGGTGCCGACATGGACGAGCGCAGTCGCTACCAGCCCGCATGGCTGATAGAAAACGATTCGCCATTGCTGCTGGCCATGGAAGAGCAGGCTGAGGTGGCGGTGCGGTTATCCGAAGCCGGTCAGCTGGTATTTTTCCGTGCTGAAGATGGCGAGTTGATCAGCGAGCAGCGCCTGCCCATTCCTGCCGGCGTCGACATCACCAGTTTCAGTATTGAAAGCCCCACTTCCCGTCAGTTTGTGGTCGGCCTGAGCAACGGTCAGGCCGTTATTGGCCGGCATGATTACCGGGTCAGTTATCCGGCCGACAAGCGCGTGATTACGCCGACCCTGGCATTTCCCTATGGCGAAGACCCCATCACCCTGGATGAGCAGGGAAGGGCTTTGGACAACGTCAGCATAAGGGTCAGCGGCAATGACCTGGCGTTGGTGGGCAGCGTCGATCGTGAGTTGATCTACAAGCACGTCACCAGTCGGGAAAACCTGATGACAGGCGAAGTCACCACCACCCAGAAGCAGATTCCGTTGTCTCCGGTGAGTGGTGATATTCATAAGATACTGGTCGATCCGCTGCTGCAATGGATGTACGTCATCAATGACGAGCGGTATGTCAACGTCTACTCCCTGCGCCAGAACGGCGACCTGCTGGCCCGTTATCAGGTGGTCGGGGGCGCCGGCAATCAGGTTACTTCTGCCAATCTGATGCTGGGCGGCATTTCGCTGATTATCGGTGACAGCGCCGGTGGTCTGGCGCAGTGGTTCATGGTGCGCGGAGAAGGCACCGCCGAGCTGACGCACATACGCAGCTTTGATGCGCAGTATGGTCGGGCGATTCATGATATCCAGGCCGAGGAGCGCCGCAAGGTGTTCATGGCCACCGATGAACAGGGCCGTATCGGTTTCTATAACACCACGGCGCATCAGAATTTGATGGTGAAAAAGCTGGATGATGAGCCGGTGCGTACCTTCAGCATCGGGCCACGTGCGGCAGATCTACTGGCTGAACATGCCAATGGAGAGATCAGTTTCTGGGAAGTTGAGAACAATCACCCGGAAATTTCCTGGTCGGGGCTGTGGGGCAAGGTCTGGTATGAGAGCTATCCGGAGCCGGATTATGTCTGGCAATCGACCTCTGGCACCACTGAGTTCGAGCCCAAACTGAGCCTGTCTCCGCTGACCTTCGGTACGCTCAAGGCGGCGTTCTACGCGATGATCCTGGCAACTCCGATCGCCATCGCTGCGGCGGTTTATACCGCTTACTTCATGGCGCCGTCGGTTCGTCGCAAGGTTAAGCCTGTAATCGAACTGATGGAGGCGCTGCCGACAGTGATTCTGGGCTTCCTGGCAGGCCTGTGGCTGGCGCCTCTTCTGGAAACCAATCTGCCGGGGATCGTCTGCCTGTTGGTGCTGACGCCCATAGCCTTTATCACCTTCGCCTTTGCCTGGAGCAAGCTGCCGGAGAAGATGCGGCTGTTGGTGCCGGATGGCTGGGAAGCCATGTTGTTGATTCCGGTATTGCTGGCTATCGGTTGGCTCAGCTTCGCCATGAGTATTCATATTGAGGCCATGTTCTTTGGTGGCGACATGCGGATGTTCCTGACCAACGATCTGGGCATCGATTTTGATCAGCGCAATGCCATGGTAGTGGGGCTGGCGATGGGCTTTGCGGTTATCCCGACGATCTATTCGATTGCCGAGGATGCGGTGTTCAGTGTGCCTAATCATCTCACTCAAGGCTCGCTGGCACTGGGTGCCACGCCGTGGCAGACCATGAGTCGAGTGGTGATCCTGACCGCCAGCCCCGGGATATTCTCGGGGGTGATGATCGGTATGGGTCGGGCGGTCGGGGAAACCATGATCGTGCTGATGGCCACCGGCAATACGCCGATCATGGACATGAATATTTTCGAGGGTATGCGTACATTGTCGGCGAACATCGCCGTAGAAATGCCCGAATCCGAGGTGGGCAGTACCCACTACCGAGTGTTGTTCCTCGCTGCGTTGGTGTTATTGAGTTTTACCTTCGTGATGAACACATTGGCTGAACTGATCCGTCAGCGCTTGCGTAAGAAATATGCGTCGCTCTGA
- a CDS encoding PstS family phosphate ABC transporter substrate-binding protein: MKLKRLCAAITVAAAGMAAGTSFANADADLKAYERVGGVSGNLSSVGSDSLANMMTLWAEEFKRHYPNVNVQIQAAGSSTAPPALTEGTSSLAPMSRKMKDSELQAFEEKYGYKPVEIPVAIDALAVFAHKDNPIKGLTMAQLDAVFSSTRLCGHDIDINTWGQVGLDGQWENRDIQLYGRNSVSGTYGYFKEVALCKGDFRNGVNEQPGSASVVQSISQSLNAIGYSGIGYRTSSVRTVPLAAAEGEDFVDATPENAISGEYPLSRFLYVYVNKAPNKELAPLEREFVKMMLSKEGQEVVFKDGYVPMPKRVVDKVYKDLGM, encoded by the coding sequence ATGAAATTGAAGCGACTGTGCGCCGCTATCACTGTTGCTGCTGCCGGGATGGCCGCAGGTACCAGCTTTGCCAACGCTGATGCCGATCTGAAAGCCTACGAGCGTGTGGGTGGCGTTTCCGGCAACCTTTCCAGCGTCGGTTCCGACTCCCTGGCCAACATGATGACCCTGTGGGCCGAAGAGTTCAAACGTCACTATCCGAACGTCAACGTGCAGATCCAGGCTGCCGGTTCTTCCACTGCGCCGCCGGCACTGACCGAAGGCACTTCCAGTCTGGCGCCGATGAGCCGCAAGATGAAGGACAGCGAGCTGCAGGCGTTCGAAGAGAAGTATGGCTACAAGCCGGTCGAAATTCCGGTCGCGATTGACGCCCTGGCCGTGTTTGCACACAAGGACAACCCCATCAAGGGTCTGACCATGGCCCAGCTGGACGCGGTGTTCTCCTCAACTCGCCTATGCGGTCATGATATCGATATCAATACCTGGGGCCAGGTTGGCCTGGACGGTCAGTGGGAAAACCGTGACATCCAGCTGTATGGTCGCAACTCGGTTTCCGGTACCTATGGTTACTTCAAGGAAGTCGCGCTGTGCAAAGGTGATTTCCGGAACGGTGTAAACGAGCAGCCTGGTTCAGCATCGGTGGTTCAGTCCATCAGCCAGTCGCTGAACGCCATCGGCTACTCCGGTATCGGCTACCGTACCTCCAGCGTTCGCACCGTACCTCTGGCGGCTGCCGAAGGCGAGGACTTCGTTGATGCGACTCCGGAAAACGCCATTTCCGGCGAATATCCACTGTCGCGCTTCCTGTACGTGTATGTAAACAAGGCGCCGAATAAGGAATTGGCTCCGCTTGAGCGTGAATTCGTCAAGATGATGCTTTCCAAGGAAGGACAGGAAGTGGTCTTCAAGGATGGCTATGTGCCGATGCCCAAGCGCGTTGTGGATAAGGTCTACAAAGATCTGGGTATGTAA
- a CDS encoding IS5 family transposase, with protein sequence MKQMSFADAEYAGKRKQTRRERFLLEMDQVVPWKPLLALIEPHYPKGEGGRPAYPLDAMLRVHLMQNWFGYSDPAMEEALYETTILRLFAGLQLDRIPDETTILKFRRLLERYGLSTALFEVVNRYLGEHGLMLRHGTVVDATIIHAPSSTKNKEGKRDPEMHQTKKGNQYYFGMKAHIGVDAESGLVHSLVGTAANAGDVTQVDKLLHGEETHVCGDAGYTGVQKRDEHKGRKQVVWSIAMRPGKLKTLSKTKLIEKGLRRIERAKASTRAKVEHPFRVIKCQFGFTKVRYKGLAKNTAQLHTLFALANLWMARKQLLGTG encoded by the coding sequence ATGAAACAGATGAGCTTTGCAGACGCCGAATACGCTGGTAAACGTAAGCAGACCCGCCGTGAGCGCTTTCTGCTGGAAATGGATCAAGTGGTTCCCTGGAAGCCATTGCTGGCGCTGATCGAGCCGCACTATCCCAAGGGCGAAGGTGGTCGACCTGCTTACCCGCTCGACGCGATGCTGCGAGTTCATCTGATGCAGAACTGGTTTGGGTACAGCGATCCAGCGATGGAAGAAGCGCTGTATGAAACCACCATCTTGCGACTCTTCGCGGGCCTTCAACTTGATCGCATTCCGGATGAAACCACTATTCTCAAATTCCGTCGGCTGCTGGAACGCTACGGCCTGTCCACGGCGTTGTTCGAAGTGGTCAATCGTTACCTGGGTGAGCACGGGCTAATGCTGCGCCACGGCACCGTGGTCGATGCAACCATCATTCATGCACCCAGTTCGACCAAGAACAAAGAAGGTAAGCGCGATCCCGAGATGCATCAGACCAAGAAGGGTAACCAGTATTATTTTGGCATGAAGGCCCACATTGGCGTTGATGCTGAGTCAGGGCTGGTTCACAGTCTCGTGGGGACGGCGGCCAATGCGGGCGATGTTACTCAGGTAGACAAGCTTCTGCATGGCGAAGAAACCCATGTATGCGGTGACGCCGGCTATACCGGCGTTCAGAAACGGGATGAACACAAAGGGCGCAAGCAGGTGGTCTGGTCGATTGCGATGCGCCCAGGCAAGCTCAAGACATTGAGCAAAACCAAGCTGATCGAGAAAGGCTTGCGCCGCATCGAGCGCGCCAAGGCTAGTACGCGAGCCAAGGTTGAGCACCCATTCAGGGTGATCAAATGCCAGTTCGGATTTACCAAGGTGCGATACAAGGGGTTGGCCAAGAACACAGCCCAGCTGCATACCTTGTTTGCCCTGGCCAATCTATGGATGGCCAGAAAACAGCTACTGGGCACAGGATAA
- a CDS encoding acyl-CoA thioesterase, whose product MQDLDQDPVPLGELALKITTLPRNCNSFGDIYGGWLVGQMDMAGTSSASRIARGRVATVAIDRMGFMVPVPVGAQLAFYCQTKDVGRSSITVLVEVWSDDHTHEESRKVTEATFVFVAIDDRGRTRIIPS is encoded by the coding sequence ATGCAAGACCTAGATCAAGACCCGGTTCCACTGGGTGAATTGGCCCTCAAGATCACCACACTCCCCCGCAATTGCAACAGTTTCGGCGATATCTACGGCGGTTGGCTGGTCGGTCAGATGGATATGGCTGGCACCAGCAGTGCCTCGCGCATCGCCCGGGGTCGGGTGGCCACCGTGGCCATCGACCGCATGGGCTTCATGGTGCCGGTGCCGGTAGGCGCGCAACTGGCCTTCTATTGCCAGACCAAGGATGTCGGTCGCAGCTCGATCACCGTACTGGTCGAGGTGTGGAGTGATGATCACACCCACGAGGAAAGCCGCAAGGTGACCGAAGCCACCTTCGTCTTCGTCGCCATCGACGACCGCGGCCGGACTCGGATCATTCCTTCCTGA
- a CDS encoding hotdog family protein encodes MSFDTPLYLCGPLREPKQMLADQQYSGHTSIHDDDMAEKLGFRAGPIEGPTHFSQFVPLLAEIWGKDWFERGCFSAHFQNMVVEGEQVRAFVERPAPGATRVRCWAEKADGTPVLEASASLGDADATLLDERMAKLRPVDKLVILADLHVGMTGAVEEKARMAADQHMGELYPFSLGQKLGRITENSLWYAEAESSPWGRPIIPLEMVSVLAEYSSKQAAFPVKQPVVGLFADQEIRMIDGPLFVGEDYLIRREVVALSESKRTESYWVRSRIYSADGSQLKAEMLLNHATLKHSYADYPKD; translated from the coding sequence ATGAGCTTCGATACACCTCTTTATCTGTGCGGCCCGCTGCGTGAACCGAAACAGATGCTGGCTGACCAGCAATACAGCGGTCACACATCCATCCATGATGATGATATGGCGGAAAAGCTGGGCTTCCGCGCGGGTCCCATTGAAGGTCCAACCCACTTCAGTCAGTTTGTACCACTGCTGGCGGAGATCTGGGGTAAGGACTGGTTCGAGCGCGGTTGTTTCTCGGCGCATTTCCAGAACATGGTAGTGGAGGGCGAGCAGGTGCGCGCCTTTGTCGAGCGTCCGGCGCCGGGTGCGACGCGGGTGCGCTGCTGGGCGGAGAAGGCCGACGGCACGCCGGTGCTGGAAGCCAGTGCCAGCCTGGGTGATGCTGATGCCACGCTGCTGGACGAACGCATGGCCAAGTTGAGGCCGGTAGACAAACTGGTGATCCTGGCGGATCTGCATGTCGGCATGACCGGTGCGGTGGAAGAGAAGGCGCGCATGGCCGCTGATCAGCATATGGGCGAGCTGTATCCTTTCTCGCTGGGTCAGAAACTCGGACGTATCACCGAGAATTCGCTATGGTATGCCGAGGCGGAGAGCTCGCCCTGGGGACGGCCGATTATTCCGCTGGAGATGGTCAGTGTACTGGCGGAGTACAGCAGCAAGCAGGCCGCCTTCCCGGTCAAACAGCCGGTCGTTGGCCTGTTCGCTGACCAGGAAATCCGCATGATCGATGGGCCGCTATTTGTCGGCGAGGACTATCTGATCCGGCGGGAAGTGGTGGCGCTGTCGGAGAGCAAGCGCACCGAGTCGTACTGGGTACGGTCGCGCATCTATTCCGCCGATGGCAGTCAGTTGAAGGCGGAAATGCTGCTCAACCATGCCACGCTGAAACATTCCTACGCGGATTACCCGAAGGACTGA
- a CDS encoding NAD(P)H-dependent flavin oxidoreductase — MKTRITDLFGIEHPIIQGGMHHVGYAELAAAVANAGGLGMITALTQPNPEALAAEIRRCREMTDKAFGVNLTFLPSVNQPDYPGYIKAIIEGGVKVVETAGNNPQKWLPILKENGIKVIHKCTAVRHALKAEAIGCDAVSVDGFECGGHPGEDDIPNFILLPRAAEELTIPFVASGGMADGRSLAAALALGADGMNMGTRFIATQEAPVHENVKQAIVAASELDTRLVMRPLRNTERVMNNAAVERLLEKEKRLGSAIKFEDIVEEVAGVYPRIMKTGEMDAGAWSCGMVAGLIHDVPTVQQLVDRIMGEAEGIIRERLSAMLNG, encoded by the coding sequence ATGAAAACCAGAATCACAGACCTCTTCGGTATAGAGCACCCCATCATTCAGGGCGGCATGCACCACGTCGGCTATGCAGAGCTGGCCGCTGCGGTAGCCAATGCCGGTGGCCTGGGCATGATCACGGCGCTGACCCAGCCCAACCCCGAGGCGCTGGCTGCGGAGATCCGCCGCTGCCGTGAGATGACCGACAAGGCATTCGGCGTGAACCTGACCTTTCTGCCTTCGGTGAATCAGCCGGATTACCCGGGTTACATCAAGGCCATCATCGAAGGCGGCGTCAAGGTGGTGGAAACGGCGGGCAACAACCCGCAGAAGTGGCTGCCGATCCTCAAGGAAAACGGCATCAAGGTTATCCACAAGTGCACGGCGGTACGCCATGCGCTCAAGGCCGAGGCTATTGGCTGTGATGCGGTTAGTGTGGATGGTTTTGAGTGTGGCGGGCATCCCGGTGAGGATGATATTCCCAACTTCATCCTCCTGCCGCGGGCTGCCGAAGAGCTGACCATTCCCTTTGTTGCTTCCGGCGGTATGGCCGATGGTCGTTCGCTGGCCGCTGCGCTGGCACTGGGTGCCGATGGCATGAATATGGGTACGCGTTTTATTGCCACCCAAGAAGCGCCGGTGCATGAGAACGTGAAGCAGGCCATTGTGGCGGCCAGCGAGCTGGACACGCGGTTGGTGATGCGTCCGCTGCGCAACACCGAGCGGGTGATGAATAACGCGGCGGTCGAGCGGTTGCTGGAGAAGGAAAAACGCCTGGGGTCGGCCATCAAGTTCGAGGATATTGTGGAGGAAGTGGCCGGCGTCTATCCGCGCATCATGAAGACCGGCGAGATGGATGCCGGTGCCTGGTCCTGCGGTATGGTGGCTGGTCTGATCCATGACGTGCCGACGGTGCAGCAACTGGTTGACCGGATCATGGGCGAAGCCGAAGGCATCATTCGTGAGCGCCTCAGCGCCATGCTCAACGGTTGA
- a CDS encoding entericidin A/B family lipoprotein has protein sequence MSLTLKSVLLGMMVLFMAGCNTVGGAGKDIQRGGEAIEDAADR, from the coding sequence ATGAGTCTGACCCTTAAATCGGTATTGCTCGGAATGATGGTTCTGTTCATGGCTGGCTGTAACACCGTGGGAGGCGCGGGTAAAGATATCCAGCGCGGCGGTGAGGCGATCGAGGATGCTGCCGATCGCTAA
- a CDS encoding MFS transporter → MSDNANRPNMILIVLCGTLTSLVVIGFARLAYGIILPTMRTDLGLTYQQAGILSTVTALCYVCFVLAGGLAAARWGAKASVLFGMLTVAAGFAGLAVATHYWLVMGLMGLLGFGTAFAFAPMVSLLATWFPEQRGLVIGYMTSGVGLSILITGMLVPFLFATFGDLGWRVSWGVFAGAALSVAIMIGLFARNPPKSLTSATADMSPTEKWRIYRNPRVLIVATTYGIIGLGYIVQTVFMVSFMVESGHSEAIAGRFMAMMGLLAIASGPLWGWLSDHWGRGNALAMCIFLVLIAVALPITGQTLPYFFVHFLIMGASVNGLFALIQTSATDQVAPRYIPIAFSFATLFFAIGQFLGPAVAGWLIETTGGFRAAFSFTFVVLSVGFGLTLLIRRFPKEWAVG, encoded by the coding sequence ATGTCCGACAATGCCAACCGCCCCAACATGATCCTGATCGTGCTGTGCGGCACCCTCACCTCCCTGGTCGTGATCGGCTTTGCCCGCCTGGCCTACGGCATCATCCTGCCGACGATGCGCACTGACCTCGGGCTGACCTACCAGCAGGCCGGTATTCTCAGCACCGTCACCGCCCTGTGCTACGTCTGCTTCGTGCTGGCCGGCGGCCTCGCCGCCGCGCGCTGGGGTGCCAAGGCCTCGGTCCTGTTCGGTATGCTCACCGTGGCCGCCGGATTTGCCGGCCTGGCAGTCGCCACCCATTACTGGCTGGTCATGGGTCTGATGGGGCTGTTGGGCTTCGGCACCGCCTTTGCCTTCGCCCCCATGGTGTCGCTGCTCGCCACCTGGTTTCCCGAGCAACGCGGGCTGGTCATCGGCTATATGACCAGCGGCGTCGGGCTCAGCATCCTGATAACCGGCATGCTGGTGCCCTTTTTGTTCGCTACCTTTGGCGACCTGGGGTGGCGGGTCAGCTGGGGCGTGTTCGCCGGAGCAGCGCTGAGCGTCGCGATCATGATCGGCCTGTTCGCACGTAATCCACCAAAATCCCTGACCAGCGCCACCGCAGACATGTCCCCCACCGAAAAATGGCGCATCTACCGCAACCCCCGCGTCCTCATTGTTGCTACCACCTACGGCATCATCGGCCTGGGCTATATCGTCCAGACCGTTTTCATGGTCAGCTTCATGGTTGAAAGCGGCCACAGCGAAGCCATCGCCGGACGCTTCATGGCCATGATGGGCCTGCTCGCCATCGCCAGCGGCCCTCTATGGGGCTGGCTCTCCGACCACTGGGGCCGCGGCAACGCCCTGGCCATGTGCATCTTTCTGGTACTGATAGCCGTAGCCCTGCCCATCACCGGCCAGACCCTGCCCTACTTCTTTGTCCACTTCCTGATCATGGGCGCCTCGGTCAACGGCCTGTTCGCGCTGATCCAGACCAGCGCCACCGACCAGGTAGCGCCCCGGTACATCCCCATCGCATTCAGCTTTGCGACGCTGTTCTTTGCGATCGGGCAGTTTCTGGGACCAGCGGTTGCGGGCTGGCTGATCGAGACTACCGGAGGGTTCAGGGCAGCGTTCAGCTTTACCTTTGTGGTGCTCTCGGTGGGGTTTGGATTGACCTTGTTGATTCGGCGGTTTCCGAAGGAGTGGGCGGTGGGGTAG
- the nadE gene encoding ammonia-dependent NAD(+) synthetase, with protein MTTATSRSAEIRSALQVNPHLTGSVELQQEITRRVDFIKDTLRRSGTRALVLGISGGVDSTAAGKLCQLAVESLRQDGYEATFYAMRLPYGVQFDEHDAQAALDFIQPDQIRTVDIKASVDALAGYFADEPAEAAKRDFAKGNVKARTRMVAQYTLANFVNGLVVGTDHAAEAVMGFFTKFGDGACDLAPLTGLVKGQIRRIAAQLGAPADLVGKIPTADLEELEPGRPDEDAYGLSYEQIDAFLLGHPVDDATARKIIERYDMTAHKRQLPLAP; from the coding sequence ATGACCACTGCTACCAGTCGCAGCGCTGAAATCCGCAGCGCGCTGCAAGTGAATCCCCACCTCACGGGCAGCGTTGAGCTCCAGCAGGAGATCACCCGGCGTGTCGATTTCATCAAGGACACGCTGCGCCGCTCCGGTACCCGGGCGCTGGTGTTGGGCATCAGCGGCGGTGTGGATTCGACAGCGGCGGGCAAGCTGTGTCAGCTGGCTGTAGAGTCGCTGCGTCAGGATGGCTATGAGGCCACTTTCTATGCCATGCGCCTGCCCTATGGTGTGCAGTTTGATGAGCACGATGCCCAGGCGGCGTTGGACTTCATCCAGCCGGATCAGATTCGCACCGTGGATATCAAGGCGTCGGTGGACGCGCTGGCAGGCTATTTCGCCGACGAGCCGGCTGAGGCGGCCAAGCGCGATTTTGCCAAGGGCAACGTTAAGGCCCGCACGCGCATGGTGGCGCAGTACACGCTGGCCAACTTCGTCAACGGGCTGGTAGTCGGCACCGATCATGCTGCCGAAGCGGTGATGGGCTTTTTTACCAAGTTCGGTGATGGGGCTTGCGATCTGGCACCTCTGACCGGGCTGGTAAAGGGGCAGATCCGGCGTATCGCGGCGCAGCTGGGCGCCCCCGCTGATCTGGTCGGCAAGATCCCCACCGCCGACCTTGAAGAGCTGGAACCCGGTCGGCCCGATGAGGATGCCTACGGGCTGAGTTATGAGCAGATCGATGCCTTCCTTTTGGGCCACCCCGTTGATGACGCGACCGCGAGGAAGATCATCGAGCGTTACGACATGACCGCACACAAACGCCAGCTGCCCCTGGCGCCTTAG